In Vigna unguiculata cultivar IT97K-499-35 chromosome 3, ASM411807v1, whole genome shotgun sequence, a single genomic region encodes these proteins:
- the LOC114179886 gene encoding villin-4 isoform X1, translating to MSVSMRDLDPAFKGAGQKDGLEIWRIENFNPVPIPQSSYGKFFTGDSYMILKTTASKSGALRYDIHYWLGKGTSQDEAGAAAIKTVELDAALGGRAVQYREVQGHETEKFLSYFKPCIIPQEGGAASGFKHVEAEKHTTRLFICKGKHVVHVKEVPFARSSLNHDDVFILDTESKIFQFNGSNSCIQERAKALEVVQFIKDTYHDGKCEIASVEDGKLMSDSESGEFWGCFGGFAPLPRKTVSDDDKFADSHPPELLCVDKGKTEPVETDSLTKELLETNKCYILDCGLEVYVWMGRNTSLDVRKSASGAADKLVSGTGRPKSHVVRVIEGFETVMFKSKFDSWPQASQVMSEDGRGKVAALLKRQGLDVKGLLKSEPVKEEPQAYIDCTGHLQVWRVNSKEKILLPATDQSKFYSGDCYIFQYSYPGEDKEEYLIGTWVGKNSIEEERASALSLASKMVESMKFIPCQVRIYEGSEPIQFHAILQSCIVFKGGLSDGYKNYIAEKEIPDETYSEDGLALFRIQGFGPDNMQAIQVEPVASSLNSTYCYILHSDSTVFTWSGGLATSDDQELVDRMLDLIKPDLPCKSHKEGVESELFWDLLGGKSEYTSQKIDRDEESDPHLFSCDFSKGNLKVKEIYNFSQDDLMTEDIYILDCHSEIFVWVGQQVDPKSKMQALTIGEKFLEHDFLLEKLSRETPIYIVMEGSEPPFFTRFFKWESAKSAMLGNSFQRKLAILKNGGAALVLKHKRRASVSYGGRSGGVPDKSQRSRSMSVSPDRVRVRGRSPAFNALAANFENTNTRNLSTPPPMVRKLYPKSGAQDTVKPASKFSAISHLTSSFELPSARENLIPRSQKVGSGTSISNPETTTEGVSMSKRIESLTIKEDVQEGEAEDDESVPVYPYDRINTDATDPITDIDVTKREAYLSPAEFQEKLGMAKNEFSKLPKWKQNKLKMAARLF from the exons ATGTCTGTTTCTATGAGAGATTTGGATCCAGCTTTCAAGGGAGCTGGCCAAAAGGA TGGACTTGAAATATGGCGTATTGAGAATTTTAATCCAGTTCCTATCCCTCAGTCATCTTATGGAAAGTTCTTCACTGGGGATTCCTATATGATCTTGAAG ACAACTGCTTCAAAAAGTGGTGCTCTGCGTTATGATATCCATTATTGGCTTGGTAAAGGGACCAGTCAG GATGAAGCTGGTGCTGCAGCCATCAAGACAGTCGAGTTGGATGCAGCTCTAGGAGGACGGGCTGTTCAGTATCGTGAAGTCCAAGGCCATGAAACAGAAAAGTTCCTTTCTTATTTCAAACCATGCATCATACCTCAAGAAGGTGGAGCTGCCTCTGGTTTTAAACATGTGGAGGCCGAAAAACATACGACACGGTTGTTTATATGCAAAGGGAAACATGTGGTACATGTCAAAGAG GTTCCATTTGCTCGATCTTCGCTAAACCATGATGATGTTTTTATTCTGGATACTGAGTCCAAAATTTTCCAATTTAACGGTTCCAACTCATGTATTCAAGAAAGGGCTAAAGCATTGGAGGTTGTACAGTTTATTAAGGATACCTATCATGATGGGAAGTGTGAGATAGCTTCCGTTG AGGATGGAAAGTTGATGTCTGATTCTGAAAGTGGAGAATTCTGGGGTTGCTTCGGGGGCTTTGCTCCTCTTCCACGGAAAACAGTCAGTGATGATGATAAGTTTGCTGATTCTCATCCTCCAGAACTACTTTG TGTTGACAAGGGGAAGACAGAACCTGTTGAAACTGATTCCTTGACAAAGGAATTGCTGGAGACAAACAAATGCTATATTTTAGATTGTGGGTTGGAGGTGTATGTATGGATGGGAAGAAACACATCTCTTGATGTAAGAAAAAGTGCAAGTGGAGCTGCAGAT AAGTTAGTCAGTGGCACTGGTCGACCAAAGTCCCACGTAGTTCGTGTAATTGAAGGATTTGAAACAGTAATGTTCAAGTCCAAGTTTGATTCTTGGCCTCAGGCATCTCAAGTGATGTCTGAAGATGGTCGTGGCAAGGTAGCAG CACTTCTAAAACGTCAAGGATTGGATGTCAAGGGTCTCTTAAAATCTGAACCAGTAAAAGAAGAACCTCAAGCCTATATAGATTGCACAGGACATTTGCAG GTTTGGCGTGTTAATAGCAAGGAAAAGATTCTTCTTCCAGCCACTGATCAGTCAAAATTTTATAGTGGAGATTGCTACATCTTTCAATATTCATATCCTGGAGAAGATAAGGAAGAGTATCTTATAGGAACATGGGTTGGAAAGAACAGTATTGAG GAAGAGAGGGCTTCAGCTCTTTCACTGGCAAGCAAAATGGTTGAGTCAATGAAGTTTATTCCTTGCCAG GTTCGTATCTATGAAGGCAGTGAACCAATTCAATTCCATGCCATCCTCCAAAGCTGTATTGTCTTCAAG GGTGGACTTAGTGATGGATACAAGAATTACATTGCAGAGAAGGAAATTCCAGATGAGACATACAGTGAGGATGGTCTTGCATTATTCCGCATCCAGGGTTTTGGACCAGACAATATGCAAGCTATACAAGTTGAACCA GTTGCTTCCTCCTTGAATTCCACTTACTGCTACATACTTCATAGCGATTCAACTGTTTTTACTTGGTCTGGAGGTTTAGCAACTTCAGATGATCAAGAGCTTGTTGACAGAATGCTGGATTTGATTAAG CCGGATTTACCATGCAAATCACATAAGGAAGGCGTAGAATCGGAATTGTTTTGGGATTTGTTGGGCGGAAAATCAGAATATACCAGTCAAAAGATCGATAGGGATGAAGAAAGTGACCCTCACCTATTTTCTTGCGACTTCTCGAAAG GAAATTTAAAG GTGAAAGAGATTTACAACTTTTCCCAGGATGATTTGATGACAGAAGACATTTACATATTGGATTGTCACTCTGAAATCTTCGTCTGGGTTGGCCAGCAGGTTGACCCAAAGAGTAAAATGCAGGCTCTAACAATTGGTGAG AAATTTCTTGAGCATGACTTTCTTCTAGAAAAATTATCTCGTGAAACTCCAATATATATTGTCATGGAAGGCAGTGAGCCACCTTTCTTCACTCGCTTCTTTAAATGGGAGTCTGCAAAATCTGCA ATGCTGGGAAACTCGTTTCAAAGAAAGCTTGCAATCCTCAAAAATGGGGGAGCGGCACTCGTACTT AAACATAAGCGAAGAGCATCAGTATCTTATGGGGGAAGGTCTGGTGGTGTGCCAGATAAATCTCAGCGTTCTCGTAGCATGTCTGTCAGTCCTGATCGTGTTCGTGTGAGGGGCAGATCTCCAGCCTTTAATGCTCTAGCAGCTAATTTTGAGAACACAAATACTAGGAACCTTTCAACTCCACCTCCAATGGTTAGAAAACTGTACCCGAAATCTGGGGCACAGGATACAGTGAAACCGGCATCTAAATTTTCAGCCATATCTCATCTTACTTCTAGTTTTGAACTACCATCAGCTCGAGAAAATTTGATTCCTCGGTCCCAAAAAG TGGGTTCAGGTACCAGCATATCAAACCCCGAGACAACTACCGAGGGGGTTTCTATGAGCAAGAGAATAGAATCTCTTACCATAAAGGAGGATGTGCAAGAGGGTGAAGCTGAAGATGATGAAAGTGTCCCAGTTTACCCATATGATCGCATTAACACAGATGCTACAGATCCTATAACAGATATTGACGTTACTAAACGAGAG GCTTATTTGTCACCTGCCGAGTTCCAAGAGAAATTAGGGATGGCTAAGAATGAATTTTCCAAGTTACCAAAATGGAAACAGAACAAACTCAAGATGGCAGCTCGCTTGTTCTGA
- the LOC114179886 gene encoding villin-4 isoform X2, with protein MSVSMRDLDPAFKGAGQKDGLEIWRIENFNPVPIPQSSYGKFFTGDSYMILKTTASKSGALRYDIHYWLGKGTSQDEAGAAAIKTVELDAALGGRAVQYREVQGHETEKFLSYFKPCIIPQEGGAASGFKHVEAEKHTTRLFICKGKHVVHVKEVPFARSSLNHDDVFILDTESKIFQFNGSNSCIQERAKALEVVQFIKDTYHDGKCEIASVEDGKLMSDSESGEFWGCFGGFAPLPRKTVSDDDKFADSHPPELLCVDKGKTEPVETDSLTKELLETNKCYILDCGLEVYVWMGRNTSLDVRKSASGAADKLVSGTGRPKSHVVRVIEGFETVMFKSKFDSWPQASQVMSEDGRGKVAALLKRQGLDVKGLLKSEPVKEEPQAYIDCTGHLQVWRVNSKEKILLPATDQSKFYSGDCYIFQYSYPGEDKEEYLIGTWVGKNSIEEERASALSLASKMVESMKFIPCQVRIYEGSEPIQFHAILQSCIVFKGGLSDGYKNYIAEKEIPDETYSEDGLALFRIQGFGPDNMQAIQVEPVASSLNSTYCYILHSDSTVFTWSGGLATSDDQELVDRMLDLIKPDLPCKSHKEGVESELFWDLLGGKSEYTSQKIDRDEESDPHLFSCDFSKGNLKVKEIYNFSQDDLMTEDIYILDCHSEIFVWVGQQVDPKSKMQALTIGEKFLEHDFLLEKLSRETPIYIVMEGSEPPFFTRFFKWESAKSAMLGNSFQRKLAILKNGGAALVLKHKRRASVSYGGRSGGVPDKSQRSRSMSVSPDRVRVRGRSPAFNALAANFENTNTRNLSTPPPMVRKLYPKSGAQDTVKPASKFSAISHLTSSFELPSARENLIPRSQKGTSISNPETTTEGVSMSKRIESLTIKEDVQEGEAEDDESVPVYPYDRINTDATDPITDIDVTKREAYLSPAEFQEKLGMAKNEFSKLPKWKQNKLKMAARLF; from the exons ATGTCTGTTTCTATGAGAGATTTGGATCCAGCTTTCAAGGGAGCTGGCCAAAAGGA TGGACTTGAAATATGGCGTATTGAGAATTTTAATCCAGTTCCTATCCCTCAGTCATCTTATGGAAAGTTCTTCACTGGGGATTCCTATATGATCTTGAAG ACAACTGCTTCAAAAAGTGGTGCTCTGCGTTATGATATCCATTATTGGCTTGGTAAAGGGACCAGTCAG GATGAAGCTGGTGCTGCAGCCATCAAGACAGTCGAGTTGGATGCAGCTCTAGGAGGACGGGCTGTTCAGTATCGTGAAGTCCAAGGCCATGAAACAGAAAAGTTCCTTTCTTATTTCAAACCATGCATCATACCTCAAGAAGGTGGAGCTGCCTCTGGTTTTAAACATGTGGAGGCCGAAAAACATACGACACGGTTGTTTATATGCAAAGGGAAACATGTGGTACATGTCAAAGAG GTTCCATTTGCTCGATCTTCGCTAAACCATGATGATGTTTTTATTCTGGATACTGAGTCCAAAATTTTCCAATTTAACGGTTCCAACTCATGTATTCAAGAAAGGGCTAAAGCATTGGAGGTTGTACAGTTTATTAAGGATACCTATCATGATGGGAAGTGTGAGATAGCTTCCGTTG AGGATGGAAAGTTGATGTCTGATTCTGAAAGTGGAGAATTCTGGGGTTGCTTCGGGGGCTTTGCTCCTCTTCCACGGAAAACAGTCAGTGATGATGATAAGTTTGCTGATTCTCATCCTCCAGAACTACTTTG TGTTGACAAGGGGAAGACAGAACCTGTTGAAACTGATTCCTTGACAAAGGAATTGCTGGAGACAAACAAATGCTATATTTTAGATTGTGGGTTGGAGGTGTATGTATGGATGGGAAGAAACACATCTCTTGATGTAAGAAAAAGTGCAAGTGGAGCTGCAGAT AAGTTAGTCAGTGGCACTGGTCGACCAAAGTCCCACGTAGTTCGTGTAATTGAAGGATTTGAAACAGTAATGTTCAAGTCCAAGTTTGATTCTTGGCCTCAGGCATCTCAAGTGATGTCTGAAGATGGTCGTGGCAAGGTAGCAG CACTTCTAAAACGTCAAGGATTGGATGTCAAGGGTCTCTTAAAATCTGAACCAGTAAAAGAAGAACCTCAAGCCTATATAGATTGCACAGGACATTTGCAG GTTTGGCGTGTTAATAGCAAGGAAAAGATTCTTCTTCCAGCCACTGATCAGTCAAAATTTTATAGTGGAGATTGCTACATCTTTCAATATTCATATCCTGGAGAAGATAAGGAAGAGTATCTTATAGGAACATGGGTTGGAAAGAACAGTATTGAG GAAGAGAGGGCTTCAGCTCTTTCACTGGCAAGCAAAATGGTTGAGTCAATGAAGTTTATTCCTTGCCAG GTTCGTATCTATGAAGGCAGTGAACCAATTCAATTCCATGCCATCCTCCAAAGCTGTATTGTCTTCAAG GGTGGACTTAGTGATGGATACAAGAATTACATTGCAGAGAAGGAAATTCCAGATGAGACATACAGTGAGGATGGTCTTGCATTATTCCGCATCCAGGGTTTTGGACCAGACAATATGCAAGCTATACAAGTTGAACCA GTTGCTTCCTCCTTGAATTCCACTTACTGCTACATACTTCATAGCGATTCAACTGTTTTTACTTGGTCTGGAGGTTTAGCAACTTCAGATGATCAAGAGCTTGTTGACAGAATGCTGGATTTGATTAAG CCGGATTTACCATGCAAATCACATAAGGAAGGCGTAGAATCGGAATTGTTTTGGGATTTGTTGGGCGGAAAATCAGAATATACCAGTCAAAAGATCGATAGGGATGAAGAAAGTGACCCTCACCTATTTTCTTGCGACTTCTCGAAAG GAAATTTAAAG GTGAAAGAGATTTACAACTTTTCCCAGGATGATTTGATGACAGAAGACATTTACATATTGGATTGTCACTCTGAAATCTTCGTCTGGGTTGGCCAGCAGGTTGACCCAAAGAGTAAAATGCAGGCTCTAACAATTGGTGAG AAATTTCTTGAGCATGACTTTCTTCTAGAAAAATTATCTCGTGAAACTCCAATATATATTGTCATGGAAGGCAGTGAGCCACCTTTCTTCACTCGCTTCTTTAAATGGGAGTCTGCAAAATCTGCA ATGCTGGGAAACTCGTTTCAAAGAAAGCTTGCAATCCTCAAAAATGGGGGAGCGGCACTCGTACTT AAACATAAGCGAAGAGCATCAGTATCTTATGGGGGAAGGTCTGGTGGTGTGCCAGATAAATCTCAGCGTTCTCGTAGCATGTCTGTCAGTCCTGATCGTGTTCGTGTGAGGGGCAGATCTCCAGCCTTTAATGCTCTAGCAGCTAATTTTGAGAACACAAATACTAGGAACCTTTCAACTCCACCTCCAATGGTTAGAAAACTGTACCCGAAATCTGGGGCACAGGATACAGTGAAACCGGCATCTAAATTTTCAGCCATATCTCATCTTACTTCTAGTTTTGAACTACCATCAGCTCGAGAAAATTTGATTCCTCGGTCCCAAAAAG GTACCAGCATATCAAACCCCGAGACAACTACCGAGGGGGTTTCTATGAGCAAGAGAATAGAATCTCTTACCATAAAGGAGGATGTGCAAGAGGGTGAAGCTGAAGATGATGAAAGTGTCCCAGTTTACCCATATGATCGCATTAACACAGATGCTACAGATCCTATAACAGATATTGACGTTACTAAACGAGAG GCTTATTTGTCACCTGCCGAGTTCCAAGAGAAATTAGGGATGGCTAAGAATGAATTTTCCAAGTTACCAAAATGGAAACAGAACAAACTCAAGATGGCAGCTCGCTTGTTCTGA
- the LOC114178887 gene encoding spermidine hydroxycinnamoyl transferase-like — protein MSVTVKASCTVRPMEATWCGRLALSELDQTGNIGQVSFVYFYHLPQNCLSQYNTIASTLKDSLSRVLVPFYPLAGRLHWTNNGRLELDCNDTGVPFIEAESSSTVQHLSHFSSSSEYHYLVPIVDYYSLPIHELPLLVVQLTKFKCGGICVGITVSHAVVDGSSTFHFIREWARFARGESLHTVPFLDRKVLRAGEPPLVPLTKCHVLEKLNDPPLLLGRTDNREEKEKKTTMAFLKISKTQIETLQKRANESSPKPINDGGYSRYESVTGHIWRCASKARKHKENQPTELNVTVDSRGRMKPPLPKAYFGNAILDSVTCCLAGDLVSEPLGYTASRIREAIERVSDEYVRSEIEFLKNQKNLRRFHRDFHEEGREREPFYGNPNLSVVSWLRLPIYGIDFGWGKEVRMSSATHDFDGDFVLLPDPDEDGSVLVCMGLQVLHIDAFKKHFYQDIQGYKSNL, from the coding sequence ATGTCGGTAACCGTGAAAGCAAGCTGCACTGTGAGGCCAATGGAGGCAACATGGTGCGGACGCTTAGCTTTATCTGAATTGGATCAAACAGGCAATATAGGCCAAGTGTCCTTCGTCTACTTCTACCATCTTCCACAAAACTGCCTCTCTCAATACAACACCATTGCTTCCACCTTGAAGGACTCATTGAGCAGAGTCCTGGTGCCGTTTTATCCACTTGCCGGTCGTTTGCATTGGACAAACAATGGACGTTTAGAACTTGATTGCAATGACACCGGCGTTCCATTCATTGAAGCAGAGTCCTCATCAACTGTACAACATCTCTCtcatttttcatcttcttcgGAATACCACTACCTTGTCCCCATTGTGGACTACTACTCCCTCCCAATTCACGAGTTGCCGTTGCTTGTGGTTCAGCTGACCAAGTTCAAGTGCGGTGGCATTTGTGTTGGCATAACAGTTTCGCACGCAGTTGTGGATGGATCAAGTACATTCCACTTCATACGTGAGTGGGCAAGGTTTGCACGGGGCGAGTCTCTGCATACGGTGCCATTCCTTGACCGGAAAGTTTTACGTGCTGGAGAGCCTCCTTTGGTGCCACTAACAAAATGTCACGTTCTTGAGAAACTCAATGATCCTCCCTTGTTGCTGGGCCGAACTGATAACAGGGaggaaaaggagaagaaaaccACAATGGCTTTCCTTAAAATAAGCAAAACTCAAATTGAAACATTGCAAAAGAGAGCAAATGAGAGTTCGCCTAAGCCTATAAATGATGGTGGTTATTCCCGTTATGAGAGTGTGACTGGCCACATATGGAGATGTGCAAGCAAGGCAAGGAAGCACAAAGAAAACCAACCAACTGAGCTTAATGTTACCGTTGACTCGAGGGGTCGCATGAAACCTCCTTTGCCAAAAGCGTACTTCGGAAATGCCATTTTGGATAGTGTTACATGTTGTCTTGCGGGTGATTTGGTGTCAGAGCCTTTAGGGTATACGGCGAGTAGAATAAGGGAGGCGATTGAGAGGGTTAGCGATGAGTATGTGAGGTCGGAGATTGAGTTCTTGAAGAATCAGAAGAATTTGAGAAGGTTTCATCGAGATTTTCATGAAGAAGGAAGAGAGAGGGAGCCTTTCTATGGGAATCCCAATTTGTCTGTGGTGAGTTGGTTGAGGTTGCCTATCTATGGCATTGATTTTGGGTGGGGGAAGGAGGTTCGTATGAGTTCAGCAACACATGACTTCGATGGCGATTTCGTGCTTCTTCCTGATCCTGATGAGGATGGATCTGTGCTGGTTTGTATGGGTCTGCAAGTGCTGCATATTGACGCTTTTAAAAAGCATTTTTACCAGGACATTCAAGGTTATAAATCCAATTTATAA